The proteins below come from a single Deltaproteobacteria bacterium genomic window:
- a CDS encoding efflux RND transporter periplasmic adaptor subunit, translating into MNLRSSRRRFGALLPFRSVAGLSLVSLLLFPSAGCQKTSPGASPAPPQMPPPEVFVADVLQQDVPVYSEWLGTTDGSINAQIRSRVQGYLHERSYREGTFVKAGELLFSIDPRPYSAALDQAKGDLGRAEAALGKTRLDVSRYTPLAKEGAISQQELDNAIQADRGNQAAVAAARAAVKQSELNLEWTQVRSPIDGIAGISVAQIGDLISASTSLTTVSRVDPIKVTFPISEREYLKFATLISGAMQAERRAESHGPPLELILGDGNVYPERGGIALPDREVDVKTGAILVVSYFPNPKNMLRPGLYAKVRAVTETKKGALLVPQRAVQELQGAYRLAVVSAENKVAFRPVKVGERVGPLWVINEGLQPGERVVVEGLQKIRDGVPVIPKPVPTGTAGTAAPGAPASSAPAAPQTPPSPATAASAPVAKPGEK; encoded by the coding sequence ATGAATTTGCGATCCTCCAGGCGACGCTTTGGGGCTCTTCTGCCGTTCCGAAGCGTCGCCGGCTTGTCCTTGGTCAGTTTGCTGCTTTTTCCGTCCGCCGGGTGTCAGAAGACCTCCCCGGGAGCGTCGCCCGCGCCGCCACAAATGCCGCCGCCTGAGGTGTTCGTTGCCGACGTACTGCAGCAGGATGTGCCAGTCTATTCCGAATGGCTGGGCACGACCGACGGCTCGATCAACGCGCAGATTCGTTCGCGGGTGCAGGGCTATTTGCACGAGCGCTCGTATCGCGAGGGCACGTTCGTGAAGGCCGGAGAACTCCTGTTCTCTATCGACCCGCGTCCTTACAGTGCTGCCCTCGACCAAGCGAAAGGCGATCTCGGTCGCGCCGAGGCCGCATTAGGGAAAACCCGGCTGGATGTGTCGCGCTACACGCCGCTGGCGAAAGAAGGCGCCATTAGCCAGCAGGAGCTGGATAACGCGATCCAAGCGGATCGCGGGAACCAAGCCGCAGTTGCCGCCGCGCGGGCCGCCGTGAAGCAATCGGAACTGAATCTGGAATGGACGCAGGTGCGCTCGCCGATCGATGGCATTGCCGGTATTTCGGTAGCGCAGATTGGCGACCTGATTAGTGCGAGTACCTCACTTACCACGGTGTCGCGGGTGGACCCGATCAAAGTCACGTTCCCTATCAGCGAAAGGGAGTACTTGAAGTTCGCCACGTTAATTTCCGGTGCCATGCAAGCCGAGCGGCGCGCCGAGTCGCATGGTCCGCCGCTGGAACTCATATTGGGAGACGGCAATGTGTATCCGGAACGGGGTGGAATAGCGCTGCCGGACAGGGAAGTGGATGTCAAAACCGGGGCAATTCTTGTGGTGAGTTATTTCCCCAATCCGAAGAACATGCTGCGTCCTGGGCTCTACGCGAAGGTGCGGGCGGTGACGGAAACGAAAAAAGGGGCGTTGCTGGTGCCGCAGCGTGCCGTGCAAGAATTGCAAGGCGCGTATCGCCTCGCGGTCGTGAGCGCAGAGAATAAAGTCGCGTTTCGTCCGGTCAAAGTCGGGGAGCGGGTTGGTCCGCTGTGGGTGATTAACGAAGGACTTCAGCCTGGGGAGCGGGTGGTAGTCGAAGGGTTACAGAAGATTCGGGACGGGGTGCCGGTGATTCCGAAACCCGTTCCAACCGGTACTGCCGGTACTGCTGCCCCTGGTGCTCCAGCCTCGTCTGCTCCTGCCGCTCCGCAAACGCCGCCGTCTCCTGCCACGGCAGCGTCAGCGCCTGTCGCTAAACCTGGGGAGAAATAG
- a CDS encoding Rpn family recombination-promoting nuclease/putative transposase: MKTDSLFYRLFQSLPSLLFDFIAQAPDHAGAYRFDSVELKQIAFRLDGVFAPPPEQPDWPLFFIEVQFQPDPNFYVRLFAEIFLYLHQHRPAHPWQAVVIYPTRATDPGEHPHYRALLESEQVRRVYLDEWAASRQTLTQHLMMVLLAEPRQAVPEARAVITRAQQELVDTEQATTIVELVETILVYKLPRVSRQEIQIMLGLTDIDLKQTRFYQDVFAEGRQEGHQKGQLEGEATLIRRQLQRRCGTLAPALATLIARLNVQQLEALGEALLDFHNTADLEQWLAAHGTQARD, from the coding sequence ATGAAAACCGACAGTCTCTTCTATCGTCTGTTCCAGAGTTTGCCTAGCTTGCTGTTCGACTTCATCGCTCAAGCGCCCGATCATGCCGGGGCGTACCGCTTCGATTCGGTCGAACTCAAGCAAATCGCCTTCCGCCTTGACGGTGTCTTCGCTCCTCCGCCAGAGCAGCCCGATTGGCCTCTGTTCTTTATTGAGGTGCAGTTTCAGCCCGACCCCAATTTCTACGTGCGCCTGTTCGCCGAAATCTTCTTGTATCTGCATCAGCATCGACCGGCACACCCTTGGCAGGCCGTCGTAATCTATCCCACCCGTGCCACCGATCCAGGTGAACATCCGCATTACCGGGCGTTACTGGAGAGTGAACAGGTGAGGCGAGTCTATCTGGATGAGTGGGCGGCCTCCCGCCAGACCCTCACCCAGCACCTGATGATGGTGCTATTGGCTGAGCCCCGACAGGCGGTACCGGAAGCACGCGCAGTCATTACCCGTGCCCAGCAAGAGTTAGTTGACACGGAGCAGGCGACCACCATAGTAGAGCTAGTAGAAACCATCCTCGTGTACAAGCTTCCGCGAGTGAGTCGGCAGGAGATCCAAATCATGTTAGGACTAACGGACATTGACCTGAAACAGACCCGTTTCTACCAAGATGTGTTTGCCGAGGGCCGTCAAGAAGGCCATCAGAAAGGCCAGTTAGAGGGCGAGGCGACACTGATTCGGCGTCAACTGCAACGGCGCTGTGGGACCTTGGCCCCTGCTCTCGCAACGCTGATTGCACGGCTGAACGTGCAGCAATTGGAAGCCCTAGGCGAGGCGTTGCTCGACTTTCATAATACAGCGGATCTCGAACAGTGGCTCGCCGCTCACGGAACGCAGGCTCGCGACTGA